A region of Plasmodium falciparum 3D7 genome assembly, chromosome: 12 DNA encodes the following proteins:
- a CDS encoding DNA polymerase epsilon subunit B, putative: MQTFLKENIINNITKSHDIKNINLYLNNIEENIIKIKNEGQSIIDDVFLAFNGSISHLSLYSYLYDHNINVGLECLNFIYEHSYIEEEKVIEGDAKDEEKIVDITKFDSDIMYYIVKKFKETYEENYNLTVKDLENIILEYKEKIYEESIKLYKEKYNDGIKIYNTFLDISHFYYDGKKMKFLKKQKNDSIQNYNEYINAHTDVEFYELKYHLLSKKIKGHPSVLFWSDAINEIHIKDKTIITSVDSIKLTNTGHQHIIGILGLNRDGELVIQGIRNEVKLFINQSCIINNGIYCIGHIILLQGRMKLLNKTFYVTEIMHPPRNYDDEKNEEDIFYDFENENEKKEIGEYEIIVRNNDKKQNWIIMHDIYLDNPSTFEILEKMFSLYVNTYPDNELPIGFILMGDFISLKFDYNKNFNDLYIKGFEKLSVLLISKFKLILQNCYLIFIPGKNDPCACKNSIPKMPILPYYIKKFEQNIQSFFSCKKKIIFATNPCRIRHFNKKMIFFRQDILNDLIWSSSINATDDNKNNLQDILISTIVGQSHIYPIPHDNRILKRYSSFLFLYPLPNFICISDNTCNSFISYASDNTSDSIISNSDLSFTKKKTFTVYNVLQHDAKRYVVPI; this comes from the exons aTGCAAACATTTttgaaagaaaatataatcaaCAATATAACGAAAAGTcatgatataaaaaacataaatttatatttaaataacatTGAagagaatattataaaaataaagaatgaaGGACAAAGTATTATAGATGATGTATTTTTGGCCTTTAATGGGTCCATAAGTCATCtttctttatattcttatttatatgaccataatattaatgtagGATTAGAatgtttaaattttatttatgaacATAGTTATATTGAAGAAGAGAAAGTTATTGAAGGTGATGCtaaagatgaagaaaaaatagtAGATATAACAAAATTTGATTCAgatattatgtattatatagtTAAGAAATTTAAGGAAACatatgaagaaaattataatttaacaGTTAAAGatttagaaaatattattcttgaatataaagaaaaaatatatgaagagtctattaaattatataaagaaaaatataatgatggtattaaaatatataatacctttTTAGATATctctcatttttattatgatggcaaaaaaatgaaatttttaaaaaaacagaaaaacGATTCaattcaaaattataatgaatatattaatgcACATACAGATGTAGAATTTTACGAATTAaaatatcatttattaagtaaaaaaattaaaggtCATCCTTCTGTTTTATTCTGGTCAGATGCTATCAatgaaatacatataaaagataaaactATTATTACATCTGTAGATTCAATCAAACTAACTAATACAGGGCATCAACACATTATTGGTATATTAGGACTAAATAGAGATGGAGAATTGGTTATTCAAGGTATTAGAAATGAAgtcaaattatttattaatcaatcttgtattattaataatggaATTTATTGTATTggtcatattatattattacaaggACGCATGAAATTGTTAAATAAAACATTCTATGTTACTGAGATTATGCATCCACCCAG aAATTATGACGACGAAAAAAACGAAGAAGATATTTTCTACGACTTTGAAAAtgaaaacgaaaaaaaagaaataggtgaatatgaaataattgtacgaaataatgataaaaaacaaaattggATTATTAtgcatgatatatatttagataaTCCAAGTACTTTTGAAATATTAGAAAAGATGTTTTCGTTATATGTAAATACATATCCAGATAATGAACTACCAATTGGTTTTATATTAATGGGTGATTTTATAAGTTTAAAAtttgattataataaaaattttaatgatttatatattaaaggaTTTGAGAAATTATCagttttattaatttctaaatttaaattaatattacaaaattgttatttaatatttatccCAGGGAAAAACGATCCATGTGCATGTAAAAATAGTATACCTAAAATGCCTATCCttccatattatataaaaaaatttgaacaaaatattcaatcctttttttcatgtaaaaagaaaattatatttgcAACAAATCCATGTAGAATTCgccattttaataaaaaaatgattttcTTTAGACaagatattttaaatgattTAATATGGAGCTCTTCTATTAATGCAactgatgataataaaaataatctacaagatatattaatttcAACTATAGTTGGACAAAGTCATATATATCCAATTCCACATGATAATAGAATATTAAAACGTTATTCttcttttctctttttatatcctttaccaaattttatatgtatcagTGATAATACATGTAACAGTTTTATTTCATATGCTTCAGATAATACTAGCGATTCCATAATATCCAATTCAGATCTATCTTTTacgaaaaagaaaacatttACCGTCTATAATGTATTACAACATGACGCAAAGAGATATGTAGTtcctatataa
- a CDS encoding microgamete surface protein MiGS, putative, translating into MLFLLHIYIPQNSVAYVSNVFPMTYIYPSFTFVSFLLFSYLFSHFTYILKYEKKIIKRILSSNSLHVVHNFSFVKNDIERNIIKDDKNDENIDNINKQYMSDEEKIEKKEKIEKNEKIEKNENGDHPQLFQHNYNNLNIRHNNNQMLDFLSSVQKKESRRFYSINLKEKNFRWSMILSIGSKKKDLELGILTNSNITGLYCSYNYKDNDELKNLKYDITLSEDLKYVECKSIMCDNVEHSSPCLPLENYFKLINDYKIRKRSCQNKFCDYVNNMNFLNMIDKLNDRNLSICSFNTTINNEQIKGFYFKDSFFLYKKIKTSFLYFACITESDPLHFNNKLSGFIGLANYINDKEKYHNQNKKIYSTILYSFIYKSISKKNIFSLCFKQGGGFITFGGYDQNVLTKKEAPLSKIQLYSIDKNTNKKYVQQLNSVDVYDLLWIHYYAKNKSYYSLFLKNVTATMDQNKMNSVINAEAKVDSYNYFLSFPADITIKLKNFVHDKCPDTDQFNDCSNLIEKGLIKLKNKNIKDFPKIELLFEEGTVIVHPEDYIIHESDGVYRVLINSSGELKLGIPFFLNKYLIFDNENERLGVSKSECALELNDNELFGVDLSSNDDPYEEKDDDSMKENLFQKYKTHIILISSGIFVSSIIGSILYFS; encoded by the exons ATGTTATTCCttttgcatatatatataccacaAAATTCGGTTGCTTATGTGTCTAATGTATTTCCTATGACATATATTTACCCATCCTTTACATTTGTATCattccttttattttcttatttgttTTCCCATTTTACGTACATCTTAAAgtacgaaaaaaaaattattaagagAATATTATCATCGAATTCATTACATGTTGTACATAATTTTTCCTTTGTGAAAAATGACATAGAAAGGAATATTATAAAGGATGacaaaaatgatgaaaatatagacaatataaataaacaatacATGagtgatgaagaaaaaattgaaaaaaaggaaaaaattgaaaaaaatgaaaaaattgaaaaaaatgaaaatggaGATCATCCACAGCTATTtcaacataattataataatttaaatatccGACACAATAACAATCAAATGCTAGATTTCCTTTCTAGtgttcaaaaaaaagaaagtagAAGATTTTATTCCATAAACCTGAAAGAGAAAAACTTTAGATGGAGTATGATATTGAGTATAGgttccaaaaaaaaagatttagAATTAGGTATCCTTACGAATAGTAATATTACTGGTTTATATTGttcttataattataaagataATGATGAACTAAAAAACCTTAAATATGATATTACATTATCAGAAGATTTAAAGTATGTAGAATGTAAGAGTATAATGTGTGACAATGTAGAACATAGTAGTCCTTGTTTACCTttagaaaattattttaaattaataaatgattataaaataagaaagagAAGTTGTCAAAATAAATTTTGTGATTATGTAAACAATATGAATTTTCTAAATATGatagataaattaaatgatagAAATTTATCTATTTGTTCTTTTAATACTACAATTAataatgaacaaataaaaggtttttattttaaagattccttttttttatataagaaaataaaaacttcttttttatattttgcatGTATAACAGAAAGTGACCCtttacattttaataataaacttTCTGGATTTATAGGATTAgcaaattatattaatgataaagaaaaatatcataatcaaaataaaaagatatactCTACAATTttgtattcatttatatataaatctatttcgaaaaaaaatattttttctttatgttTTAAACAAGGAGGAGGATTTATTACTTTTGGTGGGTATGATCAAAATGTCTTAACAAAAAAGGAAGCACCTTTATCaaaaatacaattatattCTATAGATAAAAATACTAATAAGAAATATGTACAACAATTAAATTCTGTTGATGTATATGATCTTTTGTGGATACATTATTATGCAAAGAATAAATCTTATTATAGTCTTTTCCTCAAAAATGTTACAGCAACAATGgatcaaaataaaatgaacagTGTAATTAATGCAGAGGCAAAAGTCGATTCCT ataattattttttatccttTCCAGCTGATATtacaataaaattaaaaaattttgttcATGACAAATGTCCTGACACAGATCAATTTAATGACTGCTCAAATTTAATTGAAAAGGGACTCATCAAATTGAAGAACAAAAACATAAAGGATTTTCCAAAAATAGAATTGTTATTtga AGAAGGAACAGTAATAGTACACCCAGaagattatataatacatgaaag TGATGGTGTATATAGAGTGTTAATAAATTCATCAGGGGAATTAAAATTAGGCATTCcattctttttaaataaatatttaatatttgataatgaaaatgagAGACTAG ggGTTAGTAAATCAGAATGTGCTCTTGAACTAAACGACAATGAATTATTTGGAGTTGACCTTTCATCAAATGATGATCCTTACGAAGAAAAAGATGAC gaTTCAATGAAGGAGAATTTGTTTCAGAAATACAAAACACACATTATTTTGATTTCTAGTGGGATATTTGTCTCTTCTATTATTGGAAGTATCTTATATTTTAGTTGA
- a CDS encoding protein TOC75, putative has product MKNVLRKYTCLFILINIVLTTYSKVIKRGNTNITSNYLFPNNYDNNSHTYKKRSSNQFYFLENEKNKLKELWNKLTTRYSIKFHTNKETENEETGKNNQISFKNVFNKISIQDNMEMINNVIIKNSTVINAEILNELMKQNKLLTIRYKDINTIINIINNYYASNNYLFSKVLTHEVVKKGKDKTLVIYVKECIVHKILVKIHSCDKEKKEGDSNWDKIRKGFQENDNVETNLQMDHKDVKLSQHNDKSSQHNDKSSQHNDKSSQHNDKSSQHNDKSSQHNDKSSQHNDKSSQHNDKSSQHNDISSEHNDKSSDHNDKSSDHNDKSSDHNDKSSEQKEVSPNPHIKNFNKDIKINDKESENISSEEPKENVLLNRESVLYKDVLNYNLKEKSVSNRKVRRFFENKMNIKENGIFVWNENIYNLLVDSNLFKYVQMKLYNDKSCNKNILEINIIENKRMILIPSLSKGFNDFLEFCLNLSFSYLHSLTYSDKFRMKYFQNLNYKNNKHNYDFIFINDLIELEKLKKNYPSFQIMGMNINKEYKKEVHTSSLNNLMDIISIKNDDNDDNDDNDDNDNETLNVSSSNINQSNSFFPNTPKYSLQVKDLYNYLYKKTLFFFFIKRMNNVILEIKTKFKRKDFQNFFYFLKEQRYYSSDVGSTQVCANKGDDHNNNNNNNINNSNGNVSNISKWKNRFLYKCMNLFRNDKKSVLSNKLYNLYGSKIKLSTSINLCNPNLFQTSNFLKKYFNIKNKFDLIFYFNMEKNNFPYEKENSSNTIENNDNNEDNLNSKNKNKNENLHKDLLYFFKRVNEKSCHIKWNSINNIYLNYTLYFNKNYEINMYDLFCTFQNMIKNKIIKIKNYCKKGKHGKKGKETKVINEFNLSNNDHVHSVYIPLYFFKLSINNMSLLLNIMFSFKKNLWTLNNILFDVKDNENKNEKNILFHLKNILKCNIKNEQDNSKKFKEKIKNIKVTASNEHFTNNTCTIYTVNNINMNDAYKEYFNKMNLSLTYKLIFPVIFNNYFLNLLHMKLYLFFNYNIFDKLQECHKNKNENNKTERNHKHIEDTINLLKGYYIKGKNKKKKKEHQHNSSYGLGILLFNMNIYLNFKLHGNNFLPSLVLKSKEDNSKFNYLL; this is encoded by the coding sequence atgaaaaatgttttaagaaaatatacatgcttatttatacttataaatattgttttaACTACATATAGTAAAGTTATAAAAAGAGGAAATACTAATATTACGAGCAACTATTTGTTTcctaataattatgataataattcacATACATACAAGAAAAGAAGTAGTAATCAATTTTATTTCCTtgaaaatgagaaaaataaattaaaagaattatggAATAAGCTAACAACAAGATATTCAATTAAGTTCCATACAAATAAGGAAacagaaaatgaagaaacaGGAAAGAATAATCaaatatcttttaaaaatgtttttaataaaatcagTATACAAGATAATATGGAAATGATTAACaatgttataataaaaaacagCACTGTAATAAATGcagaaatattaaatgaactTATGAAACAAAATAAGTTACTTACCATAAgatataaagatattaataccataataaatattattaacaatTATTACGCCAGTAACAATTATCTCTTTTCTAAAGTATTAACGCATGAAGTTGTAAAGAAGGGGAAAGATAAAACTTTAGTAATATACGTAAAGGAATGTATTGTTCATAAAATTTTGGTTAAGATACACTCAtgtgataaagaaaaaaaagaaggtgATTCAAATTGggataaaataagaaaggGGTTTCAGGAAAATGATAATGTGGAAACAAATTTGCAAATGGATCATAAGGATGTAAAATTATCTCAACATAATGATAAATCATCTCAACATAATGACAAATCATCTCAACATAATGATAAATCATCTCAACATAATGACAAATCATCTCAACATAATGATAAATCATCTCAACATAATGACAAATCATCTCAACATAATGATAAATCATCTCAACATAATGATAAATCATCTCAGCATAATGATATATCATCTGAACATAATGACAAATCATCTGATCATAATGACAAATCATCTGATCATAATGACAAATCATCTGATCATAATGACAAATCATCTGAGCAAAAGGAAGTGTCACCTAAcccacatataaaaaattttaataaagacatcaaaataaatgataaagaGAGTGAAAACATTTCAAGCGAAGAACCAAAggaaaatgtattattaaatagagaaagtgttttatataaagatgtgttaaattataatttgaaAGAAAAAAGTGTGTCCAACAGAAAAGTTAGACGTTTTTTTGAGAATAAgatgaatataaaagaaaatggtATTTTTGTATGGAATGAGAATATTTATAACCTTTTAGTAGAttctaatttatttaaatatgtccaaatgaaattatataatgataaatcatgtaataagaatatattagaaattaatattattgaaaataaaagaatgaTATTAATTCCTAGTTTATCAAAAGGTTTTAATGATTTTTTAGAATTTTGTTtaaatttatcattttccTATTTACATAGTTTAACATATTCAGATAAGTTTCGAATGAAATATTTTCagaatttaaattataaaaataataagcataattatgattttatatttataaatgattTAATAGAATTGGAAAagctaaaaaaaaattacccTTCCTTTCAAATTATGggtatgaatataaataaggaGTATAAAAAGGAGGTACATACATcttcattaaataatttaatggATATCAtaagtataaaaaatgatgataatgatgataatgatgataatgatgataatgataatgaaacGTTAAATGTATCAAGTTCGAACATAAATCAAAGTAATTCATTTTTCCCTAATACTCCTAAATATTCTTTACAAGTAAAAGACTTatacaattatttatataaaaaaacattattctttttctttattaaaagGATGAACAATGTTATTTTAGAAATAAAGACGAAATTTAAGAGAAAGGACTTCCAAAactttttttactttttaaaagAGCAAAGATATTATTCAAGCGATGTAGGAAGTACACAGGTTTGTGCGAACAAAGGTGATGatcacaataataataataataataatattaacaatagTAATGGTAATGTTTCTAATATTAGTAAATGGAAAAATCGTTTTTTGTATAAATGTATGAATCTCTTTaggaatgataaaaaaagcGTTTTATCTAATaagttatataatttatatggatcaaaaataaaattgtcGACATCTATAAATTTATGTAATCCGAATTTATTTCAAACtagtaattttttaaaaaaatattttaatataaaaaataaatttgatttaatattttattttaacatGGAAAAGAATAATTTCCCCtatgaaaaggaaaattcTTCAAACACAATAGAGaacaatgataataatgaagataatttaaattctaagaataaaaataaaaatgaaaatttacataaagacttgttatatttttttaaacgtgtaaatgaaaaaagCTGTCATATAAAATGGAATAGTATTAACAACATCTACTTAAATTATaccttatattttaataaaaattatgaaataaatatgtatgatttattttgtacctttcaaaatatgataaaaaacaaaatcataaaaattaaaaattattgtaaaaaaggaaaacacGGAAAGAAAGGAAAGGAAACAAAAGTTATAAATGAATTTAATTTATCGAATAATGATCATGTTCATTCTGTATATAtacctttatattttttcaagttatcaataaataacatgtctcttttattaaatataatgttttcttttaaaaaaaatttatggactcttaataatatattatttgatgttaaagataatgaaaataaaaacgaaaaaaatatattattccatTTAAAGAACATATTGAAAtgtaacataaaaaatgaacaagacaattcaaaaaaatttaaagaaaaaataaaaaacataaaagtTACAGCTTCAAATGAACATTTCACAAATAATACATGTACAATATATAcagtaaataatataaatatgaatgatgcatataaagaatattttaataaaatgaatttatCTTTAACTTATAAATTAATCTTTCCagtaatatttaataattattttttaaatctccttcatatgaaattatatcttttttttaattataatatatttgataaattaCAAGAATGTCATAAAAACAAGAACGAAAATAACAAAACAGAACGAAATCATAAACATATAGAGGATACTATCAATTTACTTAAaggttattatataaaaggtaaaaataaaaaaaaaaaaaaagaacatcaACATAATTCTTCCTATGGATTAGGTATcctattatttaatatgaatatatatttaaattttaaacTTCATGGCAACAATTTCTTGCCCTCATTGGTATTGAAGTCAAAGGAAGATAATTCAAagtttaattatttattataa
- a CDS encoding upregulated in late gametocytes ULG8: MSFSKYFFLLIICSVFFFVYGFNNKFVYSSYLKDDKKKSVSFENTPNEEEEKIYGHSSFGQELIKSLSLTLKNVPLVVISEKIKRQLEKASESLGLGNPNDEMCEINYSKLCPEDWIDMGDGISCLSPLHYKGPCEKKVIFKNASAKSKYNFSINCNVSWPCSKICIEDFSKKCPENWIHNIENNTCEAPKNYAGKCIRQKNFDHYSQSEKKVWAQICDINWSCYDKNYNFNILCPLNWKNNPDNKTCSAPISYMGPCSNILYLYNFSDKEKITISHICNVEWPVHEKKEINFNSLCPMGWNIVDIKNHICQIPLSYNGPCKHDIQNKENMNSMKYMKNINYLNNINNVVSFKNFSKKQKYDYSQICNVQWPLENGNIIQNDHSFCPYNWILINEEEHICVAPIEYEGPCENIFSFKNYTAHMKFAWASSCDVIFTDRFNSYEKLGRINDQRRNTKIFGATSKDKHISNIIQIGLKNGPMNNIGQVFNYDDEKDNMEEKKTKIIKNNNYKNNKINKINNNIIINNNHIDDEINLNNLIVTNGTITDLIMLKETSDDQQLKEEIDEIIKQFKQGESPTYTKKKNYLENKTNPFITTEKNHHIENRKSKNKVNRNNFAFIQIGEPNKNNTYHDTLKRKEKKKYIHMNNNKPIKKEQNILYIKKKQNIYKNKHMNNITKLYDNVRKEHKNKVPIVYNNTDNINEIKNLYENYKIEKENNPYHIYDKFNLICENKNYNVCPIGWTYINNKKCLAPKSYISKYLRTCNSILNLNDIVKTVYDVTHDFSFVTIDKKKGEKLEKNCNLNFPCLECERDYVRVNCPLGWTNIGDGKCKCPSDYPLYLKNLCGIIVNFKYSSPLFKKNWSYLCKSDWPCFSTCEKDYGKVCPIGYKIINERTEKNNEHIFICTNENWKDYKNSNNYLVNTNNYEQNRNLCHVIEIYNSILLKKEIEKKCNVTWPCIDKCEENFYQTCPYNWIFKDNKCIAPYYYVPPKGCSHSFDILSFRNFDKFLYSNKCFAPWPCKDNCQPDWTKPCPQNWILKKGNHKLSSLTNDRRSYNKHSLEIDNFDEDEHNIDGDNSNDIDNNDDDEHNLDTNNNNDRGDHVNNDNDDDNENSINRNNNGVHLNSIHSDFKVGNQENVDRNNSYYNHHSDDNHNNNNNNNNIDVLKGKTNSTFICSPPVSYKGPCNQPYDLTNFTFLQKQDFSFRCNVQWSCGSSSHFSRHWQTEQIYDDVNFKKRNTLKFYNSFHSSSYIKYKDAFF; this comes from the exons atgtCTTTCTCTAAAtacttctttttattaataatttgttCTGTGTTTTTCTTTGTGTAtggttttaataataaatttgtttACTCATCCTATTTGAaggatgataaaaaaaaatcagtTTCTTTTGAGAATACACCAAATGAAgaggaagaaaaaatttatggACATTCTTCTTTTGGTCAGGAATTAATAAAGTCCTTATCCTTGACCTTAAAGAATGTACCCTTAGTAG TTATCTCCGAAAAAATCAAGAGACAACTAGAAAAGGCTTCCGAAAGTTTAGGACTAGGGAATCCAAACGATGAAATGTGTGAAATAAACTATTCAAAATTATGCCCCGAAGATTGGATTGATATGGGAGATGGTATAAGTTGTCTAAGTCCTTTACATTATAAGGGTCCATgtgaaaaaaaagtaatatttaaaaatgcaAGTGCtaaaagtaaatataatttttctattAATTGTAATGTATCTTGGCCTTGTAGTAAAATTTGTATTGAagatttttcaaaaaaatgtCCAGAAAATTGGATAcataatattgaaaataatacatgTGAAGCTCCAAAAAATTATGCAGGTAAATGTATTAGACAAAAAAACTTTGATCATTATTCTCAATCCGAAAAAAAGGTATGGGCACAAATATGTGATATAAATTGGAGTtgttatgataaaaattataattttaatatattatgtccATTAAATTGGAAAAATAATCCAGATAACAAAACATGTTCTGCACCTATTTCTTATATGGGACCTTGTAgtaatattctttatttatataatttcagtgataaagaaaaaattaccATCTCTCATATATGTAATGTTGAATGGCCAgtacatgaaaaaaaagagattAATTTTAATTCGTTATGTCCCATGGGTTGGAATATagtagatataaaaaatcatatTTGTCAAATACCGTTGTCATATAATGGTCCATGCAAGCatgatatacaaaataaagaaaacatGAATAGtatgaaatatatgaaaaatataaattatttgaataatataaataatgttgtatcttttaaaaattttagtaagaaacaaaaatatgattattcTCAAATATGTAATGTTCAATGGCCATTAGAAAATGGaaatataattcaaaatGATCATTCGTTTTGTCCTTATAACTGGATTCttataaatgaagaagaacATATTTGTGTAGCTCCTATAGAATATGAAGGTCCCtgtgaaaatattttctccTTCAAAAATTATACTGCACATATGAAATTTGCATGGGCATCTTCTTGTGATGTCATTTTTACGGACAGATTTAATTCCTATGAAAAACTAGGAAGGATAAATGATCAAAGGcgaaatacaaaaatatttggTGCTACATCAAAAGACAAACATATttctaatataatacaaattgGTCTTAAAAATGGGCCCATGAATAATATTGGACAAGTCTtcaattatgatgatgaaaaggataatatggaagaaaaaaaaacaaaaattataaaaaacaacaactataaaaacaataaaatcaATAAAATCAATAacaatatcattattaataataatcatatcgatgatgaaataaatttaaacaaCCTTATTGTAACCAATGGCACAATTACAGATTTAATTATGTTAAAAGAAACATCTGATGATCAAcaattaaaagaagaaatagatgaaataataaaacaattcAAACAAGGAGAAAGTCCTacttatacaaaaaaaaaaaattatttggaaaataaaacaaatccATTCATAACCACAGAAAAAAATCATCATATAGAAAATAGGAAATCAAAGAACAAAGTTAATAGGAACAATTTTGCATTTATTCAAATTGGGGAAccaaacaaaaataataccTATCATGAtacattaaaaagaaaagaaaagaaaaaatatatacacatgaataataataaacctataaaaaaagaacaaaatatattatatataaaaaaaaaacagaatatatataaaaataaacatatgaataatattacaaaacTTTATGATAATGTAAGAAAAGAGCATAAAAACAAAGTCCctattgtatataataatacagataacataaatgaaataaaaaatttatatgagaattataaaatagaaaaagaaaacaatcCTTACCatatttatgataaattTAATCTTATatgtgaaaataaaaattataacgtATGTCCCATTGGATGgacttatataaataataaaaaatgtttagcgccaaaatcatatatatcgaAATATTTAAGAACATGTAATTCTATCCTAAATTTAAATGACATAGTAAAAACTGTTTATGATGTAACACACGATTTCTCATTTGTTActattgataaaaaaaaaggagaaaaattagaaaaaaattgtaatttAAATTTTCCATGTTTAGAATGTGAACGAGATTATGTAAGAGTAAATTGTCCTTTGGGTTGGACAAACATAGGAGATGGGAAATGTAAATGTCCATCAGATTATCCTTTGTATCTTAAAAATTTATGTGGTATTATtgtaaattttaaatattcaagtccattatttaaaaaaaattggagTTATCTATGTAAATCTGATTGGCCTTGTTTTTCTACTTGTGAAAAAGATTATGGAAAAGTTTGTCCTATaggatataaaataataaatgaacgaaccgaaaaaaataatgaacatatatttatctgtacaaatgaaaattggaaagattataaaaatagtaataattatttagtgaatacaaataattaCGAACAAAATAGAAATTTATGTCATgttattgaaatatataatagtatacttttaaaaaaagaaatcgaaaaaaaatgtaatgtTACATGGCCTTGTATTGATAAATGTGAAGAAAATTTTTATCAAACATGTCCATATAATTGGATTTTCaaagataataaatgtattgctccatattattatgtaccCCCAAAAGGATGTTCCCATTCTTTTGATATTTTAAGTTTCAGAAATTTTGATAAATTCCTTTACTCAAATAAATGTTTTGCTCCTTGGCCATGTAAGGACAACTGCCAACCTGACTGGACTAAGCCTTGTCCTCAAAACTGGATTCTCAAAAAAGGAAACCATAAACTCTCAAGTCTCACAAATGATAGGAGGAGTTACAATAAACATAGTCTTGAAATAGATAATTTTGATGAAGATGAACATAACATTGATGGGGATAATAGTAatgatatagataataatgatgacgaTGAACATAACCttgatacaaataataataatgatagagGGGATCATGTTAATAacgataatgatgatgataatgaaaatagtattaatagaaataataatggtgTTCATTTAAATAGTATTCATAGCGACTTTAAAGTTGGCAATCAAGAGAATGTTGATCGTAATAAtagttattataatcatcacAGTGATGATAatcacaataataataataataataataatatagatgtATTGAAGGGTAAAACAAATTCCACATTTATCTGTTCTCCACCTGTGTCGTATAAAGGACCTTGCAATCAACCATATGACTTAACAAATTTCACATTTTTACAAAAACAAGATTTTTCCTTCAGATGTAATGTTCAATGGTCATGTGGAAGTTCTTCACATTTTTCACGCCATTGGCAAACTGAACAAATATATGATGatgttaattttaaaaaaaggaatactctcaaattttataattcctTTCATTCATCttcttatataaaatataaggatgccttcttttaa